One region of Chryseobacterium sp. C-71 genomic DNA includes:
- a CDS encoding N-6 DNA methylase: MSLINSNPQIASKINDLWQKFWSGGISNPLTAIEQITYLLFMKKLDENDLESIANIEYGLPYESKFEGIYLLPQDRPKADATPEEIAKIEKTKGVDKHSLRWSQFKRITPTENMLNYVQQYVFPFIKELDKEDASFTRHMANAVFIIPKPSLLKEAVDAIDAIYLEMEKDSNEKGQDFQDIQGDVYEMLLSEIASAGKNGQFRTPRHIIKLLVELVDPQLGHRIADPACGTGGFLLGAYQYMITQLDKEKDQKQPDEDGFIRSSRSALLNEDVKEILGNSLHGYDIDQTMVRLGLMNLMMHGIDSPQIDYKDTLSKSYTENAEYKIVLANPPFTGNIDKGDINEELALKTTKTELLFIERIYNMLEMGGTAGIVVPQGVLFGTGAAFVDARKLMIEKSELKAVITVPSGAFKPYAGVSTALLIFTKGGTTENVWFYDMESDGYTLDDKRAKLEGNGDLQDIVNQFRTKDPQIVNDRMSKYFFVPIAKIIEEGYDLSFSKYKEDNFSVINYEKPDIILDKLIGENGLEKEIIKGLEELKSLF, translated from the coding sequence ATGAGTTTAATCAATAGCAATCCGCAAATCGCGTCCAAAATAAATGACCTTTGGCAAAAGTTCTGGAGTGGCGGTATTTCCAATCCACTAACGGCCATTGAGCAAATTACCTATTTGCTTTTTATGAAAAAGCTAGATGAGAACGATTTGGAAAGTATTGCAAATATTGAATATGGATTACCATATGAATCAAAATTCGAGGGTATTTATTTACTTCCACAGGATAGACCAAAAGCTGATGCAACTCCTGAAGAAATTGCTAAAATTGAAAAAACAAAAGGAGTTGATAAACATAGTTTACGATGGAGCCAATTTAAACGAATTACTCCAACTGAAAACATGCTTAATTATGTGCAGCAATATGTATTTCCCTTTATCAAAGAATTAGACAAAGAGGATGCTTCATTTACTAGACATATGGCGAATGCAGTTTTCATTATTCCCAAACCTTCATTATTAAAAGAAGCCGTTGATGCCATAGATGCCATTTACTTAGAGATGGAAAAAGATTCCAATGAAAAAGGACAGGATTTTCAAGATATACAAGGTGACGTGTATGAAATGTTGTTGAGTGAAATAGCATCGGCTGGCAAAAATGGACAGTTTAGAACCCCTAGACACATCATAAAATTATTGGTAGAATTAGTTGACCCACAATTAGGACATCGTATTGCCGACCCAGCTTGTGGTACTGGTGGTTTTTTGTTGGGTGCTTATCAATACATGATTACGCAGCTTGATAAAGAAAAAGACCAAAAACAACCAGATGAAGATGGGTTTATTAGAAGTAGCCGAAGTGCATTATTAAACGAAGATGTAAAAGAAATATTAGGTAATAGTTTGCATGGATACGATATTGACCAAACTATGGTGCGATTGGGTTTAATGAACTTAATGATGCATGGTATTGACAGCCCTCAAATAGATTACAAAGATACTTTGAGTAAAAGCTATACTGAAAATGCTGAATATAAAATTGTACTAGCTAATCCTCCTTTTACTGGTAACATAGATAAAGGCGACATCAATGAAGAACTAGCATTAAAAACAACTAAAACTGAATTACTATTTATTGAACGTATTTACAATATGCTCGAAATGGGTGGTACAGCAGGAATTGTTGTTCCTCAAGGTGTTTTATTTGGCACAGGCGCTGCTTTTGTAGATGCAAGAAAGTTGATGATTGAAAAATCAGAACTTAAAGCGGTTATTACAGTACCTAGTGGTGCTTTTAAACCTTATGCAGGTGTAAGTACGGCTCTATTAATATTTACGAAAGGTGGCACAACCGAAAATGTTTGGTTTTATGATATGGAATCAGATGGTTATACTTTGGACGATAAAAGAGCAAAGCTAGAAGGTAACGGTGATTTGCAGGATATTGTTAATCAGTTTAGAACTAAAGACCCACAAATCGTAAATGATAGAATGAGTAAATATTTTTTTGTCCCAATTGCAAAAATCATTGAAGAAGGATACGATTTAAGTTTCTCAAAATATAAGGAAGATAATTTTAGCGTAATTAACTATGAAAAACCTGATATTATTTTAGATAAATTAATAGGAGAAAATGGTTTAGAAAAAGAAATTATTAAAGGGTTAGAAGAATTAAAAAGCTTGTTTTAA